The segment TAAACAATATAATATCATTGCTATGAATTGACTCGTATAGATTTTTCAAAGGACAAAACTCAAGATCCAATACAACACACAATTTATCTTAGCTTACTTTATTGTTGTTCTCCAGCAATCAATATGTAATCCCTTATAGGATATTGTAGATATTATgctatactattttattttataaacatagTATAATATGTTTAGTTTTCATCCTCCTCTTTTTCTTCATTCCCCTCTTTCTTCTGCTCCTTGTCCTTCTTCACtcattctcatttttttttgcttgggTTGACTGGAACTGTTGATAATAAGGGAATGTAATATGTTTTGGTCCTTATTGCGTTCTGTGAATTgggtgtttttcttttgtttggatTGATTAGTGCAGTTGATAATGTGGAATTATAATATGTCTTGGCCCTTATTGTGTTTAATGGGTTGGGTGTTTTTCCTTTTGCTTGGGTTGAATAGTACAGTTAGCAACCAGGCCGAAAGCATGACAATGATCCTTCTGAATCTTCTTAACCGGGCTCAGATCAGGCTTGACCGCGTTTCGGTATGGTTAGCGTGGTAAAAAAGTCGatatatagttttggtgtaatTCATGTTTTTTGGGAAATTAAATTTAGATACAATACGAGAAGTTACAATAGGTCGAAGTGGATGATTCCCAAAACCCTAGTTCAACCTTCtcgatatatatacatatgagcgctcagaacaaaaaaaaacataaaaaactaGAAAGATGATTGGTCGACGATTAGCAACCGGATACTCTTTTCTTTCAAGGATGAGTTCGAAGATGAAGACACAAAAACTTAGCACATCCTCAGAAACAGCAGATATGTCTGTCACAAAGATAATCGCAAGTCCCTCTCTGTCAAAGAAGGAGCTGCAAAAAGCAATGAAGAAGCAAAACGATGCTGACTTGGTCCTTACCGGTAAAGTGATTGCTTCAGAAGCAAGAGACTCTAATTTCGTCTTCTCTCCGGCATCACTCAACAGCGTCCTAACCATTGCGGCTGCCAGCTCTGCTACTGAAGAACGTAAGGCCGTCTTTAACGAGACTGCTACCGTCGCCTTTGCTGATGGAAAGGCGAACGGTGGCCCCAAGATCACGGCGATTAACGGTGTTTGGGTCGATCAATCACTTCCGGTTGATCATTCGCATAAAAATCTTTTGGTGAATGTCTTCAAGGCTACTTTCACTCAAGTTGACTTCAGGTCCAAGGTAGGTTTCCCCCCAACCCCAATGCTAGACTTCTAATTTAGACCACAGTTCACATGCCTTAGTTTTATATTCAATTATATTGAATTTATTTTAACATGTCTTTATTGTTCTGAAGGCTGAACAAGTGCGTAGAGAGCTGAATAAATGGACTTCAGACCAGACAAATGGTCTCATCAAGGATCTTCTTCCTCTTGGATCCGTTAGAAGCAATACAGATCGGGTTTATGGAAACGCATTGTACTTCAAGGGAACTTGGGAAGATAAATTCAGCAAGTCTGAGACGAAAGACAGAGACTTTCACCTTCTCAATGACGCCTCAGTGTCTGTGCCGTTCATGAGGAGCTCTAAACGCCAATACGTTCAGCGTTTTGATGGTTTCAAGGTCCT is part of the Brassica rapa cultivar Chiifu-401-42 chromosome A09, CAAS_Brap_v3.01, whole genome shotgun sequence genome and harbors:
- the LOC103838119 gene encoding probable non-inhibitory serpin-Z5 gives rise to the protein MIGRRLATGYSFLSRMSSKMKTQKLSTSSETADMSVTKIIASPSLSKKELQKAMKKQNDADLVLTGKVIASEARDSNFVFSPASLNSVLTIAAASSATEERKAVFNETATVAFADGKANGGPKITAINGVWVDQSLPVDHSHKNLLVNVFKATFTQVDFRSKAEQVRRELNKWTSDQTNGLIKDLLPLGSVRSNTDRVYGNALYFKGTWEDKFSKSETKDRDFHLLNDASVSVPFMRSSKRQYVQRFDGFKVLKLPFQRGLDIKRSFSMYFYLPDENDGLDNLVKKMTSTPGFVDNHTPTCRVKLDDFAIPKFKISFGFEASKALYHKACVEIDEEGAEAAAASFCERHSYTPNRNRFVADHPFLFLIREDTTGTVLFAGQIFDPSKSS